The stretch of DNA GTACAACATTAATAGGAAACAATACTGGGGCCAGTGAACATAcatattaaagggcaaataaccCAATCACGATATACTTTTCTGCCCTGTTATTTAGAATTTAGTCCCTAATAGTCCGATAGAAAGTCCAACTTATTAAGGATCTATAAAAAGCTTTCTCTTGTTGCTGATTGGGGGAGAGGTGCAGGTAAGATTAACCCCTACCATTGCTGGAACTGCACCTAATAAGAGGCAAGGAAAGGTACCTACGACACTTTACTCAAAAATCTCTGTTTTGGTCCTTTGGGTGGTTGTAAATCTGTACGAACCATATCACCCAAATGCTTCCCccttttataagcaaataaaggATATTCCTTAAAGACTTTTGATGCGGTTGGGTCATTCATAAGGATTGGCCGATACCTTCTAATCACCTTCCTTACTTTTTTAGAATAAATGTTGTGACAAAAGGTATTCTTTGAATTGTTTTTTGGTTTATAATAAAGCTTCCTGCAATATTCTATCTACATCCTTTCCTGCCTTCTGTAGGACTGATCTTGGGTAACCCTGGTTGATAAacatatctatatttttttttatccacataGTCCTTTTCCTTAGAGGTAATCCATTTACACCTCATAAATTGACTCTTAGAAAGTCCTGTTGTGGTATTAGCTGCATGAAAGCTCTCATAGCACATAGTGCTGTTATTATTGACTGACTTTGTGTATAGGCTAGCGGATAGGCTACATTTATCTCTCTTAATGCATACACCAAGAAACTTAATGTGTGTTACTGTATGTCAAAATGCTTAATAAACCTAATGGTATTATGTGTCTTATTCACATATTAAGAGAACTGTAATCATTTTTCTTTAGTAACCTTCAAGACAAGGCGACtatactggaatatatattttgaaaacaacatattctgcaggaTAATCTTCTCTTCTATATCGTACATGAAGAGGTTGGCATAATTGGGAGCCAAGTTGGCACGCATACTTGTTCCTTGTCTCTGCAGCATCAATACCTGCACCCCTGCTATGCATATTACTAATTGGACAGTTTAATTTCGTCACATTGGGGTGTATGTAAGAAAGCTATTAAGTCATTTGAAGATATTAATACCATTACAGGTAAGAGCTCTGACACCTTCAGCTTCTCCCAACAAGGGAGAGCAGAGATTTTGTTGTCTGTAAGCAAATCATTTGCTGACAAACAGGGGGTATGTGTTACTTCTGAGAAGGAATTAAAGAGTAGAATTAAGACGTTATCAAAGAAAGATATCAGTTTGAGCCTTCTATGTAGTACATTACCGgaatataaaatacaataaaaaaaagtacacccAGGGGCTTGAAATGTAACTCAATCCCATTGAATGTAGTGTGCTGAACAAGGGTCTTACATAGTAATGGGTTTGAAGTCGATTTCTTtaagtttggggaggctaaggGCTCATACTGACGAGTGTTCCTTCCTGAACCCCCTACGGGGGCAATCTCCAGCGTTCCACAacaggggagcgcaggaagaaaCAAAACCCATTGTTCCTTATGGGGCTGTACTCACGTAGACtgcgttccacctgcattcaacacttacatgtgcctgtgtgagtacagccccTAAGGAAGAATGGGGTGCATTTCTTCctgcagtatgtatgtatgtatgtatgtatcgaACGCAGAAGAACGCCACCACAGGGAAACACAGGGACAAGCACTCCTCAGTATGAGCCCTATAGgcagccatacacgggccaaaaactaaaaatgtatttcactttGGATAGAAAGttgcattgtttattttaattaGCATTGCTATATAGTGGAACACATTAGAAGTATCAGTATGGGTAACCCCAAATTTTTAAATGTAAGACCCAGTATTAATGCATTGCTTTGCATGTTTGCTTTATATAAGGAAGCCTAAACCCCTGTAACTTGTACATAATGTTTGTGTTGCAAATAAATGCTCCACCGTTCCACTGCAGGGCTGCACATTAGAAAGTCTGGAAAATATTTGCTTTAGGGTCAGTGCTCTGTGCACAAGTCCATTTTTCTTTGAATACCTGTTTCACATGAAGGCTCCCTCTCCATTCCGACTCCTTTAAAAAGACAGTGATTGCTCTCACAGAACGTTAAGGAAACCTTGATGCGAAGGATTTATTGTCTGAACCAAATGTTCCTACTAAGGAGGGAGGTATGAGCACTGAGAAATGAGCAGCAGCGCCGCCAAAGGATCTATGATGACACAGAAATACCAGATGTTTGGCATGTTTAGGGAGGCTTAGCCGAGATTTAATGAAAATCCACCCATGTGAGCTACCTATGGGTAATCTGACCTTCAAGTTTAAGAGAGAAACCGACTGTCTGTAAAAAAATGTGGAGGTAGAAGGTATAATAACCCCTAAATTGACGTCAGTACTAACAGCAGCACATCCAAGCGTGCTGATTTTTTATTATCTGCCAAAAATAACATCCATTTAACCGACCAGGAAGGCCCATAGTGTTGGGTAATGATTCTCTTATACAACCACTGGTCATCCTTATTGACAGCTATCTGAATCCCATAGCGCAAGAACTCCCCACATGTCTTTGTGACACTACTAACTTTTAAAATAGAATTTCTCACATACATTTATCAGAAGATGAGGATGTTTTCCTATGCATTATGGATGTTTCAAGCCTTTATACATACATCTCCCACAATAAAGGGCTGGAAGCcataaatcaacatttacataaaAACATCTGCAGGACTTTTATTTGGTTGAGTTTCTCTGTTTCCTTCTACAAGTTGAtctaaccagggtcagactggggggtgcagggccactgCCGGCTGCGTCCCCCGAACTCTCTAGAGGCCCCCgatgagcctccctaaccccgcCCAATGTCCTCCACTGAGCGCGCTTAAGTTTAAAACATCAGAGGAGGAAAACTGTTGGCaggggtctgggccactggggcccaccgggttgtTTCCCGGTGTCACTGCAGCCCAGTATGTCCCTGGTTCTAACTAGAAATTATTCCTACAGAAGGCAGGAAAAGGATGTGAATAGAATACCACAGGAAGTTTACAAGAGTTTACAAGGCCAGCAGTAGAGGAGCAGCAAAGATGGGGCAGTCTGTGACATCAAAGGGGTGATGATAAAAGGGGATCGACATCTTAAGGAGAATAAAGGGAAAAGACAGAGAAAGGGTACAACTTAAGGTTACAACTTAGGGTACAACTTAAGGTGCTTTACCAGCTGGgccaataaaataccagccaggccAGGCAACCCtacacatgactcactgaaacttgtgtattataataaataatgtaccccctcttgTACTATAtgatgatattagaagtcacctcaaagttccataacctgtataaaaataGCACTAAGCAGCGCAGCCCAACAGCAACAAATCTGGAGTTAGGTGCAGGGGCAGCACAAGAGACACAAGGCAGTCCTggccttactgcctgccatactGGGTGGGAGGGATTAAGGCCTCTCCCCGCCTCTCATGATTAGAGCAGTGCTGATTGcaggcaatgctgtatttatGGGGGAAACACTGGTCCATATGGTCCATTCTGGAGCACAAGGACCTGCAGGCAAATGTACCACTGTAATCCTAGAGTACAGTGTATTCCTAGAACTTAATAAACACATACTAAAATGTTACATGTGCCCAGTGACAATACATAAGGATATATGTCAATTTTAGATAAGGACATGTAACCTGTTAAGCAAGCCACCCCAGTATTTGTCACTAATTGACAAATTATTTCTGTGGGGCATTTTTACCGAAGCTTCTGCCTTTGAACAGCGTTCAGGATTCCCACTTCTCCTGGTGTCATATTTTGTGTCGACTGAAATGATGTTGATATTCTGAGTAAAACTCTGCTTTATAGGTAGAGAAGTGCACAAAGTTTGCATGTAGCACTTAACTTCAAATATTTCCATCCCCCCAGGAAAGTACAACCACCCCATGTTCAAAGATAACATGAAGGACCAACAGAAACATGAGAACAGACATTAATGCCAGAGATTGGACCAGTCACATTGTTATTAGATATTATTGGTTTCATTCTATGGAGGGATTATAGGACCACATCATTATGTAAAGAAACAGATCTAAGCATTTTACCTTACAAATGTGTATATAGTTCAGCAAAAGATTACATGATATGTCCACACTATATACGGTTCATGGCTATGATAATCTTTACAGGAGAATCATGGTAAGCGCCACGCATGCTGGTGTGCAGGGCTCTTCTTATGTATCTGGCAAAGACAGCAGTGTCTAGATCAAGTGGGAAAAGGATTTGAGCGATGGTTGTGGAACGTGTTGTTAAGGTTCCTCCCCTTCGCTGATTTAGTTGAAGTTGCACATTCAGATACGTAACTCCATCATGCTCATGTGTTCCTTGCATATCCATTCTAATATTCTCAGAAGAGGCAACAGTACGGGCATTACTGGGAAAACAAAACTCAGCATTGACTCTGTTAATGAGATTGGAGGCTTCTGTATATTGTGCTTGTGTTGGTTGGCGGAAATCAGTATCAGGCATTTGGACAGATGTTAGTACCAACTCACGTCTATTTCCTGTATCTCTTACTCTGCAGATCTCTTCGTCCCCATTAGCACGTTTATACCGTTTTGTATCACAGTCGTCAATTACTTTCCCACAGTAATCCCAATCTTTGGTACCTGTGTAGCACCAGGTGTAATCATAACCGTGTGAATCACATGGGTGATCTATTCGGCACGGCACTCCTTTTGCAGTTAGATCATTTGATGGTGAACATTTCCCGAAATTGTCACGTCTGTCTGTACATTGAAAGTAATCTCTATTAAGTGTACACTCACTTTGACAAAGTGCATTATCTGAGGTATAGTAACTCGCAAACTCTTCAACTACATGTCCACATTTACTCCAACCTATATCTGTAAAACACTGCTCATAGTTGAAACCCATAACCTTCTGACAAGGTGATAAACACTGATTATAGTAGGAATCATAACCTTCCTTAGGGGAGCAGTGATCCCACCATCCAGTGTTGGCACCTTTTTGATTGCACCGATAGTATTCTGTGTTGTATCGTATACAGGGGCCCATGCAAGTCCCACCGGAGCTTGTTGTATAAACTTGTTTGGATAAAGCCAAAGGCAGGTTCAGCAGAACAGCAGCCAGCAGCAAGTCAGCAATAGATCTGAGGAACATCTGTTAAAGAAAAATGTACAGGCaagtcagttttttttatttatatttaatgtaacactgatacatataaaaaaaattagagcCAAACCTTTGCCTGCATATTTATAGCACCAGTGTAGGAACATCCAGTTAAAATCATGGGCCAATATCCCACCTCTGGTGCCAATCACAGAACTAGCTACCTACTCCTGGGTAGGGTGACCCACAAATTACTCTGCCCAAACCCCCTTTTATGGCAGAATAACAGGCTGAGATATTTCATACATATTGTTGGCACAATATACCAGGTGAACCCATAGGTTAATGATAACAGTGAACATTTTAGCTGTCTGCAATTTGCCTATAtggtgtgttttgggttttttttatatgccACTTATATAGCTTATATGTTTGTTATGTTGATGTtttccatagggctcatttacaagggGTCATAGTAGGGGGGCCCTCTACACCACTTTCTGCACTGAACGCAGGATGAAAAATCCTGTGCTTGGTGAAGAGCACAGCGTTAGTGAGGTTATCATTAAATGACCCCTGTAGTTTTCTCTGATGctgttaaagcaacagtaacaccaaaaaatttaaatcttgtaaagtaataaaaatataatgtactgttgaccTGCACTGACGGTTGTTGGGGAGCTTTGGGTGTTAAGTGTGCGAGTTATAGTTCCATTATCCCCTTTTCCTTTTTTGACCTACAACTATTGACATGTTTGGGATAAACATAAAGATAGTATAAGAACTttagaaaatgtgtatttttgtacACAGATAGGCAATAGTCTTCGAGTCTGCACGTTTGACAACACGGCAAAACATGAATTCTATAAACACAGATATTGAACAAAGAAAATGGATACAAAAATAGCATTCTTCAGTGTACAAAAGGAGGCTTATtcttaggagtatatttatcctgctgtgtaaaaagtggagtgaggccttactggtgatgttgccctcagcaaccaattagcaattagaggGGAGAAAACCCTCAAACAGCAGGAATACTGGCAGACTATAGAAACCACCTGCACTTTAATCTCAGAGGCCAACAACATGGGCTCATACTATGCAGCACACGTCTGGATTCTACCGTAAAGGGCCACAAAGCCAAGCAGATTATACAGAAGGCCAAAAACAACTGCTAAATGAATGTGTAAGACAGACCCATCTTCCAGTTGATGCTTTAGAACACAACATGACTCGGTTAGAATGGAGCCTGACCTCGCTGTTACCTACCGCAATGGGGGAGAGAGTGATGGGTTTCACAAAACAAGCACAACTATAGCAGCACAACAAGGGCAAGGAAAAGCATCAGAACAAGTTCTCCATTTTGGTATCCCGTAtccagaaaaacaaagaaaagtggTCAAGAATCTGTCTGACAGGACTCTTACACGGCAAAGATGGAGGTCCTAGCCAAAGGTTTAAACTTTGCAATTGCTCCAAAAACCATTCCTGTGGTAGATATTCTCGCAGCCAATTAACAGCACTGTACGTGGCCGACAATAAATGTTGCACCCTCCCTCCGCCTCTATTCtaactaaaaaaatatgtataggaGTATGACATATGTACAGCATAACCCTGGAAGAGCAGTAGCTgcccccagggccgccatcaggggggcacagggggtacagctgtcccgggcccggacgattttaacttttaAAGGGGGGGCGGCggcgctacagttttcttagtagctcgggccccctttaatcaattccgggccccctgtcattggtggtcagcgggtgatcctattggtcgcgccccgtgcgtacatgcacgtcagtacgcacggggcgcaaccttataaaagggcctggcgtctttcggcactcagaagtgcagtgctgtcaTGAACGAAGTACCTCGCCAGATGAGCCGAACGAGGAaaggggggctgtgctgtgctggctaccaatgtactagggttggggcactgctggctaccagtgtacaaggggggccctgctggctaccaatgtactagggttggggcactgctggctaccaatgtactagggttggggcactgctggctaccaatgtactagggttggggcactgctggctaccaatgtactagggttggggcactgctgactaccaatgtactagggttggggcactgctggctaccaatgtactagggttggggcactgctggctaccaatgtactaggggggaggcactgctggctaccaatgtactaggggggaggcactgctggctaccaatgtattaggggggaggcactgctggctactaatgtactagggttggggcactgctggctaccaatgtactaggggggaggcactgctggctaccaatgtactagggttgggacactgctggctaccaatgtactgggggggggggcactgctggctaccaatgtactaggggggaggcactgctggctaccaatgtgctaggggggaggcactgctggctaccaatgtactagggttggggcactgctggctaccaatgtatttgggttggggcactgctggctaccaatgtactagggggggcacggctggctaccaatgtctttGAGTCCTTTGTACTGCTGGGAGGGGGCCCCAGGaaattttcttgtgaggggctccgtgatttctgatggcggccctggctgccCCTAAACTATGAAGGACACCATCTTCCAAGGTTTACACTTAATCTTTTTACACCAACGCTATTGACTTGAATTAGAATTAGGTAGATGCTCTATCAGTGAGTATCTTACTATACTGTCTATAAGTCTGATTAAAGGGGTGTGATGTTAGGAATACCTGGCCAGGTTTGGGTATTTTACCTTTTAAAGTGTTTTTAACTGTTTGGGGCTTATATCTTGTTATCATTTTTAGTATATGGagctttctttcaaaccactggaTATACTGGAACGTTTTTTAAGTGTAAACCTTGAAAGATGTTATCATTCATTCTGTATAATCTATATTGCTAAATTTGTATGTTACCCTTTATTCTGTAGCCTTGTACTACTGAACTTGTAAATAAAAGTGAGTCCATATAAGACATGCAGTTTTTATTGTAATAGACTATTTAATAAAAGAGGAAAAACTTTTCAAACCCTCTAGAAGTGTTttatatttagggctctggcacacgaagGAGTTTAGTCGCCCCCGACAAAGCTCCcatgttgcgggcgactaaactccccatatgacatcccaccagcgaaaatgtaaatcgccggtgggatggcatatgcggcggtgcgatttccggtaatcgctgaagttgcctcgcgatgcaacttcagcgatttgccgaaatcgcttgcacaacgtgtgccatcccaccagcgacttacattttcgccggtgggatggcagttcggggagattagttgcccgtgaacagggagatttgttggggcgactaatctcccctt from Xenopus tropicalis strain Nigerian chromosome 8, UCB_Xtro_10.0, whole genome shotgun sequence encodes:
- the LOC100489916 gene encoding uncharacterized protein LOC100489916; translation: MFLRSIADLLLAAVLLNLPLALSKQVYTTSSGGTCMGPCIRYNTEYYRCNQKGANTGWWDHCSPKEGYDSYYNQCLSPCQKVMGFNYEQCFTDIGWSKCGHVVEEFASYYTSDNALCQSECTLNRDYFQCTDRRDNFGKCSPSNDLTAKGVPCRIDHPCDSHGYDYTWCYTGTKDWDYCGKVIDDCDTKRYKRANGDEEICRVRDTGNRRELVLTSVQMPDTDFRQPTQAQYTEASNLINRVNAEFCFPSNARTVASSENIRMDMQGTHEHDGVTYLNVQLQLNQRRGGTLTTRSTTIAQILFPLDLDTAVFARYIRRALHTSMRGAYHDSPVKIIIAMNRI